One segment of Plasmodium vinckei vinckei genome assembly, chromosome: PVVCY_04 DNA contains the following:
- a CDS encoding WD repeat-containing protein 66, putative, with translation MKGENAPDESINLKFCYGINESFSSVHVVNKINEGKKNDVLIIYSSDNNIVMLVDKRQIIFRGHFNEIANLVKSYNNEYIVSCDKGFNSSIILWKLSNNTLAPIKKFELTNLQNNEVDKNILQTNSEQNLSPYTNKVKVNNNQVKENKNHGIGYECIDISFDNAYICALTERKIYNKKNTEHGQAKIDHLNNNYEHAIQNDENKKCVYFQEVIVFDVNGGEKNQIVCRDKIFGKDKQNKIRFNNKYEIVTNSCSKLYIYNFDIKKKKINHYSPSLYKSNKIHEQLIFTETSFVQDSSTLLTGTTNGYLVIWDYSTIFINKTKNTIKQREYQKSLEIKKNVSINNIISYGNFIILGLDDGTVQIFDKQLKCYAWFKNQDIGAIKSISFEYSNFDEDFFSWNSFILFTDKNIIKQIYPNNFNTWDDFYTPSNGIQNNVETAKSHHPSVAKNDNSKITKKNDEDKILLQFNSNYINCICINPLCNENIIYIGNANGLIEVFDFEKNVTINSIYLQDKEITTIVFSNNGEILSVGSKCGYIYLIKKNNFEIFFTSKDMKYEIAFLYFSHDDKILVSSSANGNIVIYKNNTTTAFSSDEKSDWKFAYKIISNNENTLTDLKIVKNNNGEYIIAAITDNRHLVFYNYNFSENTVSISYISIEQVHTPTCISPTLHFYNRQILCICNDKRNIRFFDIETKKIIKTVFLPFKNQDVKHFMHITDDSPSQNEVTPNEDNKVDINSLPEDLYLQEIKHDFNKNQIFMLSLNEKMIVFTTSPIDSNCFRYIGIIVCSGNIKCIIYKNQNVIILSKNKIFYFNINTQTLKKYIESQSNTMQIFIEQLGGEKSKIYNQIVDSFYYCEIQKKKFQNKNEKHDIKKILNILSIEYIFASINIFLSKFEIQNIIQEYHFYYKYVIPLLNKNNILTSHNKIQQNYEQFINHSIEMGNLTLLNYKSNDDILLQNIYFVKPDPKYVDKDCKENENKTDITMECENIFFNINAFIYTYFNFAIHEEINFEKIIQDIKSYYQKKNNKTTILCDDFLNILNNYGENMDPNEFKRIYQIFTENYDFLNEDEIFDFDILQNLVQ, from the exons atgaaaggTGAAAATGCCCCGGATGAATCTATCAATTTGAAGTTTTGTTATGGAATAAATGAATCATTTAGTAGTGTACATgtagtaaataaaataaatgagggcaaaaaaaatgatgtcCTCATTATATACAGTTCAGATAACAATATTGTCATGCTTGTTGATAAAAggcaaataatttttcgaGGACATTTTAATGAAATTGCAAATTTAGTTAAAAGCTATAATAACGAATATATCGTTTCTTGTGATAAAGGATTTAATTcatcaattattttatggaaattatctaataatacattagctccaataaaaaaattcgaACTCActaatttacaaaataatgaagtagacaaaaatatattgcaAACAAATTCTGAACAAAATTTATCTCCTTATACTAATAAAGTTAAagttaataataatcaagttaaagaaaataaaaatcatgGTATAGGATATGAATGTATTGATATAAGTTTTGacaatgcatatatatgtgcattaacagagagaaaaatatataataaaaaaaatactgaACATGGTCAGGCAAAAATAgatcatttaaataataattatgaacatgcaatacaaaatgatgaaaataaaaaatgtgtgtaTTTTCAAGAGGTAATAGTTTTTGATGTTAATGGAGGAGAAAAAAACCAAATTGTCTGTAGAGATAAAATTTTTGGAAaagataaacaaaataaaatacggtttaataataaatatgaaattgTTACAAATAGTTgttcaaaattatatatttacaactttgatataaaaaaaaaaaaaattaatcatTATAGCCCGTCTTTGtataaaagtaataaaatacatgAACAGTTAATATTTACTGAAACATCTTTTGTACAAGATTCTTCGACATTATTAACAGGCACAACTAATGGATATTTAGTTATATGGGATTATAgtactatatttattaataaaacaaaaaatactatTAAACAAAGAGAATATCAAAAATctttagaaataaaaaaaaatgtctctataaataatataataagctatggaaattttattatattgggATTAGATGATGGTACAGTACAAATTTTTGATAAGCAATTAAAATGTTATGCATGGTTTAAAAATCAAGATATAGGTGCAATCAAATCCATATCATTTGAATATTCAAATTTTGACGaagattttttttcatggaATTCTTTTATTCTATTTactgataaaaatattattaaacaaatatatccaaataattttaatacttGGGACGATTTTTATACACCTTCAAATGGAATTCAGAATAATGTTGAAACTGCAAAATCTCATCACCCATCAGTTgctaaaaatgataattcaaaaataacgaaaaaaaatgatgaagacAAAATATTACTTCAATTCAATAGTAACTATATTAattgtatatgcataaatcCTCTATGCAATgaaaacataatatatattggcAACGCAAATGGGTTAATTGAAGTGTTtgattttgaaaaaaatgtaactATCAATTCAATTTATTTACAAGACAAAGAAATTACTACTATTGTTTTTAGTAATAATGGTGAAATTCTTTCTGTAGGATCGAAATgtggatatatatacttgataaaaaaaaataattttgaaatattttttactagtAAAGATATGAAATATGAAattgcatttttatattttagcCATGATGACAAAATATTAGTCTCAAGTTCAGCAAATGGaaatattgttatttataaaaataatacaactACTGCTTTCAGTTCTGATGAAAAATCGGACTGGAAATTTgcatacaaaattattagcaataatgaaaatacattgactgatttaaaaatcgttaaaaataataatggagAATATATTATAGCTGCTATTACAGACAATAGACATTtagtattttataattataatttttctgaAAACACTGTCTCTATATCTTATATATCAATAGAGCAAGTACACACACCAACATGTATATCTCCAACTTTACACTTTTATAATAGacaaattttatgtatatgtaatgataaaagaaatattcgtttttttgatatagaaacgaaaaaaataattaaaactGTATTTTTGCCATTTAAAAATCAAGACGTTAAACATTTCATGCATATTACAGATGATTCACCATCACAAAATGAGGTTACTCCAAATGAAGATAACAAAGTTGATATAAATTCATTGCCAGAAGATTTATACCTTcaagaaataaaacatgattttaataaaaatcaaatttttatgcttagtcttaatgaaaaaatgattgTATTTACTACAAGCCCAATTGATTCAAATTGTTTTAGATATATTGGGATTATTGTATGTAGTggtaatataaaatgtattatatataaaaatcaaaatgttattatattaagtaaaaataaaatattttactttaatattaatactcaaactttaaaaaaatatatagaatcTCAAAGCAATACAATgcaaatttttatagaaCAATTAGGTGGcgaaaaaagtaaaatatacaatcaAATTGTAGactctttttattattgtgaaattcaaaaaaaaaaatttcaaaataaaaatgaaaaacatgatattaagaaaatattaaatattttatctattgaatatatttttgcctctataaatattttcttatctaaatttgaaatacaaaatataatacaagaatatcatttttactataaatatgtaattcCTCTcctaaataaaaataatatattaactagccataataaaatacaacaaaattatgaacagTTCATAAATCATTCTATTGAAATGGGAAATCTTACATTATTAAACTATAAATCAAATGATGATATTCTTCtccaaaatatatatttcgtTAAGCCCGACCCTAAATATG TAGATAAAGACTgcaaagaaaatgaaaataaaacagaTATAACAATGGAatgtgaaaatatattttttaatattaatgcatttatatatacctattttaattttgcaattcatgaagaaataaattttgaaaaaattatacaagatataaaaagttattaccaaaaaaaaaataataagacAACCATTTTATGTGACgactttttaaatatattaaataattatggaGAAAATATGGATCCAAATGAGtttaaaagaatatatcaaatttttacagaaaattatgatttCCTTAATGAAGATGAAATATTTGATTTTGacattttacaaaatttagttcaataa